The Prionailurus bengalensis isolate Pbe53 chromosome C2, Fcat_Pben_1.1_paternal_pri, whole genome shotgun sequence DNA segment CCGGAATGAGAGCAACCAGCCCTGCAGGGGAGGGGTCCAGGGTGcagcagcccccccaccccccaccccgttgAGGGACCTGTCTTTGCAGAAAGGGAAGCCGGGCATGTCCGGATCCCCAGAAGGCAGAGGCTGTGTGTCCACCGAGGGGCGTCCTGGTGCCCCCAGAGGGGTTCCAGGGCTCCTGAGAGAGGACGTCTGTGCTCTGGAGCAAAGATAGCAGCTCTAGAGGCAGAAGCTGGAGCCGGTCAGCAGTAGGGCTGGCCCGAGACAGGGCCGCAGCAGGCAGGGCGGGGGCACGTGGGGCGGCAGAGCAGGGACACGCAGGAGGCCGGGCggcagcaggaggaggcaggggcgcAGCAGGCGGGGCGGGGGCACACGGGGCGGCAAAGCAGGGATACACTGGAGGAGGGtctgcagcaggggctgggctggcagcaggagggggctgagcagggggaATCCTCGCAGCACACAGGGGTGCAGCACACGGGCTtgcagcagacaggggtgcagcaCACGGGCTTGCAGCAGACAGGAGTGCAGCAGGCGGGCCTGCACACGGGGCGGCAGAGTAGAGACACGCAGGAGGAGGGtctgcagcaggggctgggctggcagcaggaggAGGCTGAGCAGGGGGAGTCCTCgcagcagacaggggtgcagcagacGGGCTTGCAGCACACAGGGGTGCAGCAGTCttcctggcagggggaggaggtgcaGCAGGATGGCTGGCAGCATGAAGAGGTTGTGCAGGGGGAGTCCTCAcagcagacaggggtgcagcacacgggcttgcagcagacaggggtgcagcagacGGGCTTGCAGCATGCAGGGGTGCAGCAGACGGGCTTGCAGCACACAGGGGTGCAGCAGACGGGCTTGCAGCACGCAGGGGTGCAGCAGTCtccctggcagggggaggaggggccgcacAGGAGGGtcaggcagggggcgggggcgcagCACGGGGGCTCGCAGCAGCTCTCTGGGCAGTCGTCCACCTGCCAGGAGGAGTCGGGGCAGGAGTCCGAGGCCCCGGGCAGGCAGACGCGGCTGCCATAGCTCAGGTCGCTGGAGCAGGCGGACAGGGTGGACGCGGCCATGGCGGGGGCGGTGGGGCTGCaggagggagtgtgtgtgagtgtgtgtgtgtgtgtgtgtttgaggagCTCCGGCTGTCTGTCGGCTTTTATACCTCCCGGCTGCGTGTTGTCCCAGCCGACGGCTCACACGCCTCCTTCCTTGTTGGTCTGAGAGCTGCTTGCAGGGTAAGCCCTCATTAGCGCTGCTTTATTTTCTACGATTGGATTTTACTCAGTCGTCTTGTGAGTCGGTTGCAGGACGCTGTTTTTCTGTGTCCTTTGTTTGGCTCCAGAAATATTCGAGGCAGGTTTTGCTGGGTGACTGTCACGGTTTCTAACGTCACACTCATGCCGCCGCTCAGTGTGCGATCGACGTCCCCCCCGCCAGACGCTCCGAGGGACAGACACCTAGGGCCCTTGCGGGCCAAGCCGTGAAGCGCCTACAAGGAATGTTAAGAGGGTAAGACGTGCACGAGAGAGTCAAACTTGACCACAGAACGCAGGCAATGTACATGCGCCGGGGACCCGAGAGAGTCGCGGGTGGGAAACGCAGGGACTTGGCCCCGATCCACCATCACCGGTGTCCTTTCCGCCAAAACCCAAAGGGAATCTTCTCGGCATGCAAACCGAAGATACCCAACTGCCAGAAAATATTGGCGGTGTGCATGACGGATGAAGGAATACGGAATTTAAAAGTCCCCACAACCAAGGCAGGAGAAGGTACAAAAGAATCAAATACAACATTCAAAACACTCGAATTTCCAGTAAGCGTATGGAAAGCTATCTGAGCTCATTAATAAAGTTTCTCGAGTTAAAGCATAAATGTCCCACCTGTCAGATCAGCCAAAATATATAGTGTTGATAATCTCCAGTGCTGCTGAGTGTGGGGTCTCACTCCTAGAAATCCCTTAGCAGTTGTGgggtgtgagtgcgtgtgtgtgtgtgtgtgaagacataatataaaatttaccatttcaatatatatatacattttttttttttttagggagagagagcgtgcatgagtggtagagggagagagagagaatctcaagatgGCACCACACTctgtgtggagcccgacatggggcttgatcccacgacaccaagatcacgacctgagccgaaactaagagccagatgctcaaccaactgagccacccaagcacccaaacatttaactgttttaaaatgtacaagTCAGTGGCATTTAGCGGagtcacaatgttgtgcaacacCGACCACCCTCtacttccagaacattctcatcaatCCAGAAGGAAATCCTGCACGATCTCGgagcccctctcccagcccccgtCAGTCACTAATCTGCtcttgtctctatggatttgcccgTCCCACACATTCCACAAACAAGGAATCCCGCAGCATGTGGCCTCTTGTGTCTGGCTACTTTCACTGAAAATCATGTTCTCCAGGTTCGTCCGCATTGTAGCAGGTGTCCGTGCTCCGCTCCtgttcatggctgagtaatattccaccaaACAGGGAGACCACATTGTACTTACCCGTTCGtcagtcggtggacatttggttgtttccacctcttggctgtcGTGAACAGTGATGCTGTGGACATTTTTGTGCAAGTTTTTGTTGGAATAGCTCTTTTCGGTTCTCTTGGGCGTATATACCTAGCAGAGGGATTGCTGGGGCAGATGGTCACTCTGTGTCTACGTTTTGACGAACCGCCAGACCACTTTCCACCGCAGCcgcgccattttacattcccagcagtgAGGTGCGAGACCCCAGTTCCTCCGTGGGCTCCCCAACATCGGTTCCATTGTGTTCGGCATGAAAAACATTGGAGCCATCCTAGTGGGCGTGAAGTGGCATCTTCTTGTGGTTTGGACGCGCATTTCCCCGATGACCAATGACACGGGGCGTCCTTTTGGGTGCTTGTTGGCCACCTGtgtatctcctttggagaaatgtccaccAAAGTGTCCATCCCATCTTCAATCGGGTtgtatgtctttttgttgttgagcgACAGGAGTTACACATTCTGGACACTAGGCCCTCCTCAGAGTtaggatttgcaaatatcttccccgtgctgtggattgtcttttcactctcttgatagcGTCCTTTGatacataaatcttttttaattttgatgaagtccagggTGT contains these protein-coding regions:
- the LOC122491149 gene encoding keratin-associated protein 10-12-like, which gives rise to MAASTLSACSSDLSYGSRVCLPGASDSCPDSSWQVDDCPESCCEPPCCAPAPCLTLLCGPSSPCQGDCCTPACCKPVCCTPVCCKPVCCTPACCKPVCCTPVCCKPVCCTPVCCEDSPCTTSSCCQPSCCTSSPCQEDCCTPVCCKPVCCTPVCCEDSPCSASSCCQPSPCSPSCCQPSPCCRPSSSVSLLCRPVCPRPACCAPASSCCRPASCVSLLCRPTCPRPACCGPVSGQPYC